A section of the Bombus fervidus isolate BK054 chromosome 9, iyBomFerv1, whole genome shotgun sequence genome encodes:
- the Trc8 gene encoding TRC8 ring finger protein encodes MDTSMREKLHTFMDVIIRVPPLFIIDELLRIGLGLSSDNVVLHSSECDFKISKLSDNIMNLIISASFIDSLGLEYFAYKMHLMILLKFICCCLGYITAICIFMLWTKHLIIVYLYLISVGAIFISYWSNISTMKAIITYVSTHESTTSILDDILSLNLKYVLNEGPGFLIIQNYVIQCLLASIFCYIHLAPKHPVLQKFLILSFMAPSILGICPLPTQVLHHLPVFATLLPLAVCKFVIWYNGVTMINIIYMGYQHARNFISNYGLSALAETEWIRLNIPYVLRMFWMLRVGGQVFQILENHYGEETFTYYIMLRSLLVNGCETLMAVLGMTSIISFICDYIGSFFQWVLLTEDEEEKSIGTVSAILFYVLALQTGLTSLDGEKRLVRLCRNFCLLFTAVLHFVHNIVNPLLMSLSASHNPALHRHIRALAVCVFLILLPVSLLVFLWSHYTVSTWLLAVSVFSIEVIVKVLVSLAIYSLFLIDAYRSVFWEQLDDCVYIIRSFGNTIEFTFGIILFFNGFWILVFESGGAIRAIMICIHAYFNIWCEAKAGWSVFMKRRSAVNKINSLLEAKTEQLRVLDDVCAICYQEMQSAKITRCNHYFHGVCLRKWLYVQDRCPLCHDVLYKIENSHNDRNNEVIAGNRRSRANAERVFEVNQDR; translated from the exons ATGGATACATCTATGCGAGAGAAGTTGCACACCTTTATGGATGTTATAATTAGAGTTCCACCTTTATTTATCATAGATGAATTACTTAGAATTGGACTTGGATTATCTAGCGACAATGTTGTGCTACATAGTAGTGAatgtgattttaaaatatcaaaattatcaGACAACattatgaatttaataatatctgcTTCGTTTATAGATTCACTTGGTTTAGAATACTTTGCTTACAAAATGCATTTAATGATTCTACTAAAATTTATATGCTGCTGTTTAG GATATATTACtgcaatatgtatatttatgttatgGACAAAACATCTTATCATTGTATATCTATACTTAATATCAGTAGGAGCAATATTTATATCCTATTGGTCAAATATTAGTACAATGAAAGCTATCATTACATATGTGAGCACACATGAATCAACAACTAGCATACTTGATGATATTTTGTCTCTTAACTTGAAATACGTTTTAAATGAGGGACCAGGCTTCCTGATAATCCAGAATTATGTAATACAATGCTTATTAGCTAgtattttttgttatattcaTCTTGCACCAAAACACCCAGTTCTGCAAAAATTTCTTATACTGAGTTTTATGGCACCGTCGATTTTGGGCATTTGTCCGCTCCCG ACGCAAGTGCTCCATCATCTACCAGTGTTCGCAACACTTCTTCCGTTAGCTGTATGTAAATTTGTCATTTGGTACAACGGCGTCACCAtgataaacataatttatatggGTTATCAACATGCGCGTAATTTCATAAGCAACTACGGTCTGTCCGCGCTCGCTGAAACCGAATGGATTCGATTGAACATTCCGTATGTGCTACGCATGTTTTGGATGTTACGCGTGGGAGGACAAGTGTTTCAAATCCTTGAAAATCATTATGGCGAAGAGACGTTCACCTATTACATAATGCTTAGAAGTTTATTAGTCAATGGCTGTGAGACTTTGATGGCAGTCTTAGGAATGACTAGcataatttcgtttatttgtGATTACATCGGTAGTTTCTTTCAATGGGTGCTACTTACGgaagacgaagaggagaagagtATCGGTACCGTATCCgcgattttattttacgtgctGGCCCTGCAAACTGGACTGACGAGTTTGGACGGAGAGAAACGTTTGGTCAGACTGTGCCGTAACTTTTGTTTATTGTTTACGGCGGTCCTACATTTCGTGCACAACATCGTCAATCCGTTGTTGATGTCGCTCAGCGCCTCGCATAATCCAGCGCTTCATCGACACATCCGCGCTCTGGCAGtttgtgtatttttaatactgCTCCCAGTATCGTTGCTGGTATTCCTTTGGTCGCACTATACCGTAAGCACTTGGTTACTGGCAGTATCGGTGTTTAGTATCGAAGTAATAGTAAAAGTGTTGGTTTCACTTGCGATCTATTCCCTCTTCCTGATCGATGCTTACCGTAGCGTGTTCTGGGAGCAACTCGACGACTGCGTATATATAATACGATCTTTCGGCAACACCATCGAATTTACATTCGGTATTATCCTATTCTTCAACGGCTTTTGGATTTTAGTGTTTGAATCTGGTGGAGCAATTCGTGCCATCATGATATGCATTCATGCCTACTTTAATATATGGTGTGAGGCGAAAGCCGGATGGAGCGTGTTCATGAAGCGTCGATCAGCTGTTAATAAGATTAATTCCCTTCTGGAAGCAAAGACGGAACAGCTTCGAGTGTTAGATGATGTGTGTGCTATTTGTTATCAGGAAATGCAGAGTGCCAAGATCACGCGCTGCAATCACTACTTTCACGGTGTTTGTTTACGGAAGTGGCTGTACGTCCAGGACCGTTGTCCACTTTGCCACGATGTATTGTACAAAATCGAAAACTCGCATAACGATAGAAATAACGAGGTAATCGCTGGTAATCGAAGGTCGCGAGCGAACGCTGAACGCGTCTTCGAAGTAAACCAAGACAGGTGA
- the Tws gene encoding protein phosphatase 2 regulatory subunit tws isoform X4, whose amino-acid sequence MAGNGDIQWCFSQVKGTLEDDVTEADIISCVEFNHDGDLLATGDKGGRVVIFQRDPVSKNSIPRRGEYNVYSTFQSHEPEFDYLKSLEIEEKINKIRWLKRKNPAHFLLSTNDKTIKLWKVSERDKRVEGYNTKEENGTIRDPACITSLRVPTIKPMELMVEASPRRIFANAHTYHINSISVNSDQETYLSADDLRINLWHLEITDQSFNIVDIKPTNMEELTEVITAAEFHPAECNVLVYSSSKGTIRLCDMRSAALCDQHSKLFEEPEDPTNRSFFSEIISSISDVKLSNSGRYMISRDYLSVKVWDLQMETKPIECYPVHEYLRSKLCSLYENDCIFDKFECCWSGNDSAIMTGSYNNFFRVFDRTTKRDLTLEAARDIAKPKTLLKPRKVCTGGKRKKDEISVDCLDFNKKILHTAWHPSENVVAVAATNNLFLFQDKL is encoded by the exons ATGGCCG GTAATGGTGACATACAGTGGTGTTTTTCACAGGTGAAAGGAACATTAGAAGACGATGTCACTGAAG CTGATATAATCTCATGTGTTGAATTTAACCATGATGGCGATCTTCTTGCAACAGGAGATAAAGGTGGTCGGGTGGTTATTTTTCAGAGGGATCCCGTT AGTAAAAACAGTATACCCCGAAGAGGTGAATACAATGTATACAGCACCTTTCAAAGTCATGAACCTGAATTCGATTACCTGAAATCTTTAgagatagaagaaaaaattaacaaaattaggtggttaaaaagaaaaaatccagcacattttctactttccacaaatgataaaacaattaaattgtGGAAAGTCAGTGAACGAGATAAAAGAGTAGAAGGCTAtaatacaaaagaagaaaatggtaCAATTCGTGATCCTGCTTGTATCACTTCCTTGAGG GTACCAACTATAAAACCAATGGAGTTAATGGTAGAAGCATCCCCAAGGAGAATATTTGCCAATGCGCACACCTATCATATAAACAGTATAAGTGTTAACAGTGATCAGGAAACATACCTCAGTGCTGATGATCTTAGAATTAACCTTTGGCACCTTGAAATCACAGACCAGAGTTTTA ATATAGTAGACATTAAGCCAACTAATATGGAGGAACTAACAGAAGTAATAACTGCCGCGGAATTTCACCCGGCAGAATGTAACGTCTTGGTATATAGTAGTAGCAAAGGAACAATTAGACTCTGTGACATGAGATCTGCTGCGCTTTGTGACCAACATAGTAAACTCTTTGAAGAACCAGAAGATCCAACAAACAGAAGTTTCTTCTCCGAAATAATTTCGAGTATAAGTGATGTGAAACTTAGTAATTCGGGAAGATATATGATCAGTAGAGACTACCTCAGTGTGAAAGTGTGGGATTTGCAGATGGAAACAAAACCCATTGAATGTTACCCT gtACATGAATACCTAAGATCAAAGTTATGTTCATTATATGAGAATGATTGTATCTTTGACAAATTCGAGTGTTGTTGGAGTGGTAATGATTCTGCTATTATGACGGGTTCATACAATAATTTCTTCAGAGTATTTGATCGTACAACTAAACGTGATCTCACATTGGAAGCAGCACGTGACATTGCCAAACCAAAAACACTTCTAAAACCTCGTAAA GTCTGTACTGGTGGTAAACGTAAAAAGGATGAAATTAGCGTGGACTGCCTagatttcaataaaaagaTACTACATACTGCTTGGCATCCATCTGAAAATGTAGTAGCTGTCGCTGCTACGAATAATCTCTTCCTATTTCAAGACAAACTCTAG
- the Tws gene encoding protein phosphatase 2 regulatory subunit tws isoform X2, with protein MKSPSNIMRQSSLTKLGSMINTAVNKRVGNGDIQWCFSQVKGTLEDDVTEADIISCVEFNHDGDLLATGDKGGRVVIFQRDPVSKNSIPRRGEYNVYSTFQSHEPEFDYLKSLEIEEKINKIRWLKRKNPAHFLLSTNDKTIKLWKVSERDKRVEGYNTKEENGTIRDPACITSLRVPTIKPMELMVEASPRRIFANAHTYHINSISVNSDQETYLSADDLRINLWHLEITDQSFNIVDIKPTNMEELTEVITAAEFHPAECNVLVYSSSKGTIRLCDMRSAALCDQHSKLFEEPEDPTNRSFFSEIISSISDVKLSNSGRYMISRDYLSVKVWDLQMETKPIECYPVHEYLRSKLCSLYENDCIFDKFECCWSGNDSAIMTGSYNNFFRVFDRTTKRDLTLEAARDIAKPKTLLKPRKVCTGGKRKKDEISVDCLDFNKKILHTAWHPSENVVAVAATNNLFLFQDKL; from the exons ATGAAGAGCCCCTCCAACATCATGAGGCAGTCTAGCCTCACCAAGCTTGGCTCCATGATCAATACCGCTGTGAACAAGAGAGTCG GTAATGGTGACATACAGTGGTGTTTTTCACAGGTGAAAGGAACATTAGAAGACGATGTCACTGAAG CTGATATAATCTCATGTGTTGAATTTAACCATGATGGCGATCTTCTTGCAACAGGAGATAAAGGTGGTCGGGTGGTTATTTTTCAGAGGGATCCCGTT AGTAAAAACAGTATACCCCGAAGAGGTGAATACAATGTATACAGCACCTTTCAAAGTCATGAACCTGAATTCGATTACCTGAAATCTTTAgagatagaagaaaaaattaacaaaattaggtggttaaaaagaaaaaatccagcacattttctactttccacaaatgataaaacaattaaattgtGGAAAGTCAGTGAACGAGATAAAAGAGTAGAAGGCTAtaatacaaaagaagaaaatggtaCAATTCGTGATCCTGCTTGTATCACTTCCTTGAGG GTACCAACTATAAAACCAATGGAGTTAATGGTAGAAGCATCCCCAAGGAGAATATTTGCCAATGCGCACACCTATCATATAAACAGTATAAGTGTTAACAGTGATCAGGAAACATACCTCAGTGCTGATGATCTTAGAATTAACCTTTGGCACCTTGAAATCACAGACCAGAGTTTTA ATATAGTAGACATTAAGCCAACTAATATGGAGGAACTAACAGAAGTAATAACTGCCGCGGAATTTCACCCGGCAGAATGTAACGTCTTGGTATATAGTAGTAGCAAAGGAACAATTAGACTCTGTGACATGAGATCTGCTGCGCTTTGTGACCAACATAGTAAACTCTTTGAAGAACCAGAAGATCCAACAAACAGAAGTTTCTTCTCCGAAATAATTTCGAGTATAAGTGATGTGAAACTTAGTAATTCGGGAAGATATATGATCAGTAGAGACTACCTCAGTGTGAAAGTGTGGGATTTGCAGATGGAAACAAAACCCATTGAATGTTACCCT gtACATGAATACCTAAGATCAAAGTTATGTTCATTATATGAGAATGATTGTATCTTTGACAAATTCGAGTGTTGTTGGAGTGGTAATGATTCTGCTATTATGACGGGTTCATACAATAATTTCTTCAGAGTATTTGATCGTACAACTAAACGTGATCTCACATTGGAAGCAGCACGTGACATTGCCAAACCAAAAACACTTCTAAAACCTCGTAAA GTCTGTACTGGTGGTAAACGTAAAAAGGATGAAATTAGCGTGGACTGCCTagatttcaataaaaagaTACTACATACTGCTTGGCATCCATCTGAAAATGTAGTAGCTGTCGCTGCTACGAATAATCTCTTCCTATTTCAAGACAAACTCTAG
- the Tws gene encoding protein phosphatase 2 regulatory subunit tws isoform X1 codes for MNLRNRIIDEKSSNDFETDLIEEATRNLENILRCDDSDYDSNGDIQWCFSQVKGTLEDDVTEADIISCVEFNHDGDLLATGDKGGRVVIFQRDPVSKNSIPRRGEYNVYSTFQSHEPEFDYLKSLEIEEKINKIRWLKRKNPAHFLLSTNDKTIKLWKVSERDKRVEGYNTKEENGTIRDPACITSLRVPTIKPMELMVEASPRRIFANAHTYHINSISVNSDQETYLSADDLRINLWHLEITDQSFNIVDIKPTNMEELTEVITAAEFHPAECNVLVYSSSKGTIRLCDMRSAALCDQHSKLFEEPEDPTNRSFFSEIISSISDVKLSNSGRYMISRDYLSVKVWDLQMETKPIECYPVHEYLRSKLCSLYENDCIFDKFECCWSGNDSAIMTGSYNNFFRVFDRTTKRDLTLEAARDIAKPKTLLKPRKVCTGGKRKKDEISVDCLDFNKKILHTAWHPSENVVAVAATNNLFLFQDKL; via the exons ATGAATTTGCGAAATCGTATCATCGACGAAAAGAGCAGTAACGATTTCGAAACAGACTTGATCGAAGAAGCGACGCGAAACCTCGAGAACATCTTAAGGTGTGACGATTCCGATTATGATA GTAATGGTGACATACAGTGGTGTTTTTCACAGGTGAAAGGAACATTAGAAGACGATGTCACTGAAG CTGATATAATCTCATGTGTTGAATTTAACCATGATGGCGATCTTCTTGCAACAGGAGATAAAGGTGGTCGGGTGGTTATTTTTCAGAGGGATCCCGTT AGTAAAAACAGTATACCCCGAAGAGGTGAATACAATGTATACAGCACCTTTCAAAGTCATGAACCTGAATTCGATTACCTGAAATCTTTAgagatagaagaaaaaattaacaaaattaggtggttaaaaagaaaaaatccagcacattttctactttccacaaatgataaaacaattaaattgtGGAAAGTCAGTGAACGAGATAAAAGAGTAGAAGGCTAtaatacaaaagaagaaaatggtaCAATTCGTGATCCTGCTTGTATCACTTCCTTGAGG GTACCAACTATAAAACCAATGGAGTTAATGGTAGAAGCATCCCCAAGGAGAATATTTGCCAATGCGCACACCTATCATATAAACAGTATAAGTGTTAACAGTGATCAGGAAACATACCTCAGTGCTGATGATCTTAGAATTAACCTTTGGCACCTTGAAATCACAGACCAGAGTTTTA ATATAGTAGACATTAAGCCAACTAATATGGAGGAACTAACAGAAGTAATAACTGCCGCGGAATTTCACCCGGCAGAATGTAACGTCTTGGTATATAGTAGTAGCAAAGGAACAATTAGACTCTGTGACATGAGATCTGCTGCGCTTTGTGACCAACATAGTAAACTCTTTGAAGAACCAGAAGATCCAACAAACAGAAGTTTCTTCTCCGAAATAATTTCGAGTATAAGTGATGTGAAACTTAGTAATTCGGGAAGATATATGATCAGTAGAGACTACCTCAGTGTGAAAGTGTGGGATTTGCAGATGGAAACAAAACCCATTGAATGTTACCCT gtACATGAATACCTAAGATCAAAGTTATGTTCATTATATGAGAATGATTGTATCTTTGACAAATTCGAGTGTTGTTGGAGTGGTAATGATTCTGCTATTATGACGGGTTCATACAATAATTTCTTCAGAGTATTTGATCGTACAACTAAACGTGATCTCACATTGGAAGCAGCACGTGACATTGCCAAACCAAAAACACTTCTAAAACCTCGTAAA GTCTGTACTGGTGGTAAACGTAAAAAGGATGAAATTAGCGTGGACTGCCTagatttcaataaaaagaTACTACATACTGCTTGGCATCCATCTGAAAATGTAGTAGCTGTCGCTGCTACGAATAATCTCTTCCTATTTCAAGACAAACTCTAG
- the Tws gene encoding protein phosphatase 2 regulatory subunit tws isoform X3, protein MDCAETSSNGDIQWCFSQVKGTLEDDVTEADIISCVEFNHDGDLLATGDKGGRVVIFQRDPVSKNSIPRRGEYNVYSTFQSHEPEFDYLKSLEIEEKINKIRWLKRKNPAHFLLSTNDKTIKLWKVSERDKRVEGYNTKEENGTIRDPACITSLRVPTIKPMELMVEASPRRIFANAHTYHINSISVNSDQETYLSADDLRINLWHLEITDQSFNIVDIKPTNMEELTEVITAAEFHPAECNVLVYSSSKGTIRLCDMRSAALCDQHSKLFEEPEDPTNRSFFSEIISSISDVKLSNSGRYMISRDYLSVKVWDLQMETKPIECYPVHEYLRSKLCSLYENDCIFDKFECCWSGNDSAIMTGSYNNFFRVFDRTTKRDLTLEAARDIAKPKTLLKPRKVCTGGKRKKDEISVDCLDFNKKILHTAWHPSENVVAVAATNNLFLFQDKL, encoded by the exons ATGGATTGCGCCGAAACTTCAA GTAATGGTGACATACAGTGGTGTTTTTCACAGGTGAAAGGAACATTAGAAGACGATGTCACTGAAG CTGATATAATCTCATGTGTTGAATTTAACCATGATGGCGATCTTCTTGCAACAGGAGATAAAGGTGGTCGGGTGGTTATTTTTCAGAGGGATCCCGTT AGTAAAAACAGTATACCCCGAAGAGGTGAATACAATGTATACAGCACCTTTCAAAGTCATGAACCTGAATTCGATTACCTGAAATCTTTAgagatagaagaaaaaattaacaaaattaggtggttaaaaagaaaaaatccagcacattttctactttccacaaatgataaaacaattaaattgtGGAAAGTCAGTGAACGAGATAAAAGAGTAGAAGGCTAtaatacaaaagaagaaaatggtaCAATTCGTGATCCTGCTTGTATCACTTCCTTGAGG GTACCAACTATAAAACCAATGGAGTTAATGGTAGAAGCATCCCCAAGGAGAATATTTGCCAATGCGCACACCTATCATATAAACAGTATAAGTGTTAACAGTGATCAGGAAACATACCTCAGTGCTGATGATCTTAGAATTAACCTTTGGCACCTTGAAATCACAGACCAGAGTTTTA ATATAGTAGACATTAAGCCAACTAATATGGAGGAACTAACAGAAGTAATAACTGCCGCGGAATTTCACCCGGCAGAATGTAACGTCTTGGTATATAGTAGTAGCAAAGGAACAATTAGACTCTGTGACATGAGATCTGCTGCGCTTTGTGACCAACATAGTAAACTCTTTGAAGAACCAGAAGATCCAACAAACAGAAGTTTCTTCTCCGAAATAATTTCGAGTATAAGTGATGTGAAACTTAGTAATTCGGGAAGATATATGATCAGTAGAGACTACCTCAGTGTGAAAGTGTGGGATTTGCAGATGGAAACAAAACCCATTGAATGTTACCCT gtACATGAATACCTAAGATCAAAGTTATGTTCATTATATGAGAATGATTGTATCTTTGACAAATTCGAGTGTTGTTGGAGTGGTAATGATTCTGCTATTATGACGGGTTCATACAATAATTTCTTCAGAGTATTTGATCGTACAACTAAACGTGATCTCACATTGGAAGCAGCACGTGACATTGCCAAACCAAAAACACTTCTAAAACCTCGTAAA GTCTGTACTGGTGGTAAACGTAAAAAGGATGAAATTAGCGTGGACTGCCTagatttcaataaaaagaTACTACATACTGCTTGGCATCCATCTGAAAATGTAGTAGCTGTCGCTGCTACGAATAATCTCTTCCTATTTCAAGACAAACTCTAG